From a region of the Phaseolus vulgaris cultivar G19833 chromosome 6, P. vulgaris v2.0, whole genome shotgun sequence genome:
- the LOC137831085 gene encoding uncharacterized oxidoreductase At1g06690, chloroplastic isoform X1, protein MALHISSGCFAVMCHSRVIRIRSAAAASEGSSTLNTVVDEKVYLGTSDLKVTRLGIGAWSWGDTTYWNNMEWNDRNEKAARDAFNASIDGGLTFFDTAEVYGSGLAFGAINSEVLLGRYIKERKEKDPDVEVAVATKFAALPWRFGRQSVLNALKDSLCRLGLTSLDLYQLHWPGVWGNEGYIDGLGDAVEKGLVKAVGVSNYNEKRLREAYEKLKKRGIPLATNQVNYSLIYRAPEENGVKSVCDELGITIIAYSPIAQGALSGKYTPDKPPSGPRGRIYTPEFLTRLQPLLNKITEIGEKYDKTPTQVSLNWLVAQGNVVPIPGAKTKEQAKEFLGALGWRLTDEEVAELRSLASEIKPVIGFPVENL, encoded by the exons ATGGCCCTTCATATTAGCAGTGGTTGTTTTGCTGTGATGTGTCACTCAAGAGTTATCAGAATAAGatctgctgctgctgcctcagaGGGTTCTTCTACTCTTAATACAGTGGTGGATGAGAAGGTGTATTTGGGTACCTCTGATTTGAAGGTAACAAGGTTAGGAATTGGAGCTTGGTCTTGGGGTGATACCACTTACTGGAACAATATGGAATGGAATG ATAGGAATGAGAAGGCTGCTAGAGATGCTTTCAATGCCAGTATTGATGGAGGTCTAACCTTTTTCGACACTGCTGAAGTCTATGGCTCTGGG CTGGCTTTTGGAGCCATAAACTCTGAGGTTCTTCTTGGAAG ATATAtcaaggaaagaaaagaaaaggatcCAGATGTTGAGGTTGCTGTTGCAACCAAGTTTGCTGCACTGCCATGGAGATTCGGCCGTCAAAGTGTTCTCAATGCTCTTAAAGATTCCCTCTGTCGATTAGGACTGACTTCATTGGATCTTTATCAGCTTCATTG GCCTGGAGTTTGGGGAAATGAAG gGTATATTGATGGTCTGGGAGATGCTGTTGAAAAGGGACTTGTGAAGGCTGTTGGAGTTTCAAACTATAATG AAAAGAGACTCCGTGAGGCTTATGAGAAGCTGAAGAAGAGAGGTATTCCATTAGCTACAAACCAAGTAAACTACAGCCTCATCTACCGTGCCCCTGAAGAAAATGGTGTAAAGTCTGTCTGTGATGAACTTGGGATTACAATAATTGCTTATTCACCAATTGCTCAAG GTGCTCTAAGTGGAAAGTACACTCCTGATAAACCACCTAGTGGACCTCGTGGCAGAATTTATACTCCTGAATTCCTAACAAGG CTCCAACCTTTACTAAACAAGATTACTGAAATAGGAGAGAAGTATGATAAAACTCCTACACAG GTATCACTGAACTGGTTAGTTGCACAAGGCAATGTTGTGCCAATTCCTGGAGCCAAGACAAAAGAACAAGCCAAGGAATTCTTAGGTGCACTTGGCTGGAGACTAACTGATGAAGAGGTGGCTGAGCTGCGTAGTTTGGCTTCAGAAATTAAGCCTGTCATTGGCTTTCCAGTAGAAAACCTCTAG
- the LOC137831085 gene encoding uncharacterized oxidoreductase At1g06690, chloroplastic isoform X2, whose translation MEWNEKAARDAFNASIDGGLTFFDTAEVYGSGLAFGAINSEVLLGRYIKERKEKDPDVEVAVATKFAALPWRFGRQSVLNALKDSLCRLGLTSLDLYQLHWPGVWGNEGYIDGLGDAVEKGLVKAVGVSNYNEKRLREAYEKLKKRGIPLATNQVNYSLIYRAPEENGVKSVCDELGITIIAYSPIAQGALSGKYTPDKPPSGPRGRIYTPEFLTRLQPLLNKITEIGEKYDKTPTQVSLNWLVAQGNVVPIPGAKTKEQAKEFLGALGWRLTDEEVAELRSLASEIKPVIGFPVENL comes from the exons ATGGAATG GAATGAGAAGGCTGCTAGAGATGCTTTCAATGCCAGTATTGATGGAGGTCTAACCTTTTTCGACACTGCTGAAGTCTATGGCTCTGGG CTGGCTTTTGGAGCCATAAACTCTGAGGTTCTTCTTGGAAG ATATAtcaaggaaagaaaagaaaaggatcCAGATGTTGAGGTTGCTGTTGCAACCAAGTTTGCTGCACTGCCATGGAGATTCGGCCGTCAAAGTGTTCTCAATGCTCTTAAAGATTCCCTCTGTCGATTAGGACTGACTTCATTGGATCTTTATCAGCTTCATTG GCCTGGAGTTTGGGGAAATGAAG gGTATATTGATGGTCTGGGAGATGCTGTTGAAAAGGGACTTGTGAAGGCTGTTGGAGTTTCAAACTATAATG AAAAGAGACTCCGTGAGGCTTATGAGAAGCTGAAGAAGAGAGGTATTCCATTAGCTACAAACCAAGTAAACTACAGCCTCATCTACCGTGCCCCTGAAGAAAATGGTGTAAAGTCTGTCTGTGATGAACTTGGGATTACAATAATTGCTTATTCACCAATTGCTCAAG GTGCTCTAAGTGGAAAGTACACTCCTGATAAACCACCTAGTGGACCTCGTGGCAGAATTTATACTCCTGAATTCCTAACAAGG CTCCAACCTTTACTAAACAAGATTACTGAAATAGGAGAGAAGTATGATAAAACTCCTACACAG GTATCACTGAACTGGTTAGTTGCACAAGGCAATGTTGTGCCAATTCCTGGAGCCAAGACAAAAGAACAAGCCAAGGAATTCTTAGGTGCACTTGGCTGGAGACTAACTGATGAAGAGGTGGCTGAGCTGCGTAGTTTGGCTTCAGAAATTAAGCCTGTCATTGGCTTTCCAGTAGAAAACCTCTAG